The Mycolicibacterium parafortuitum nucleotide sequence CCGAGGCTCTGGAAGTACGGCAGCCGGGTGAAGCTCAGACAGAACGTCGCCCCGGCGATGGTCAGGCCCGACCCGACGATGACGTGCGCGGTGCCGCCGAACATCGTGTAGTAGGCCTCTTCGGTGGTCGCGCCGCTGCCTCTGGCCTCCTGATAGCGGCCGACCAGGAAGATCGCGTAGTCCACCGCGATCGCGATCGCGAGGGTGACCAGCAGGCTGGTCGCGAAGGTGGACAGCCCGATGATGTCGTGGAAGCCGAGGAACGCGACCGCGCCGCGCACGGTCATCAGGCTCAGCCCGACCATCACCAGGATCAGCAGCGTCGTGACGATCGACCGGAAGAACAGCACCAGCATGATCGTGATGACCAGGAACGTCAGCGCCTCGACGAACCGCATGCTGGAGTGCCCGGCGTCCTCCTGCTCGGCCGCCAGTGCCGAGGCCCCGGTGACGTACGCCGCGACGCCGTCTGGCGGTTGGCTCGCGTTGACCAGGTCCTGTACGGCGCGCACCGACTCGTTGGCCAGCGCCTCACCCTGGTTACCCGCGAGGTAGACCTGGAAGTAGGTGGCCTTGCCGTCCGCGCTCTGGGCGCCGGCTGCGGTCAGCGGATCGCTCCAGAGGTCCTGGACGTGTTCGACGTGCCTGGTGTCGGCTTCGAGACTTTCGATCAGATCCGCGTAGTAGGCGCGCGCGTCGTCGCCGAGCGTGTCCTGTCCTTCGAGGACGATCATCACCGAGCTGTTGGACTCGTATTCCTCGAAGACCTTGCCGATGTGCTCCATCGAGATGACGGCGGGCGCTTCGTCCGGGCTCATCGAGACCGAGCGCAGCTTGCCGACCTCTTCGAGCTGCGGCACCGAGACATTCAGGAATGCGGCGATGGCCACCCAGATCAGGATGATCGGAACCGACGCCCGCCGAATTAATTTGGCGATGCCATAAAAATGCGGCTTCGCGGGTCCGTCTTCGCGCAAGCGGCTCATCGGGACTCATGCTCTTCGCGCAAGCGGCTCATCGGGACTCATTCTCTTCGCGCAAGCGGCTCATCGACGCCCGTCCACCTACGACTCCTCCACAGCGCTCACACGAAATCGTTACGGCACGGCCGTATTGCGACCCGAAGAATGCGATTAGTAGAGCTAACCTATCCCACCGGTGGGTGTGTGGCCAACCCTTGCGAACCTCGTGTGGTGCGCCCCGCGATTGGACGCCGACGTGACGTGAGGCACACCTCATCGGCCGACGAACGCGCGGCCGCTGCCAGATTACGCGGCGCGTCGGTGCGCAGACGCGCGCGCTCGCGGGGCAAGCGAACGTCCCCTACTGAACGGCCGCGCTCTGCTCGACCAGGTTCACCATCAGCCGCACCCCGACGCCGAGCGCGCGCTCGTCGAGATCGAACGTCGGCTGGTGCAGGTCGAGCTGCGGGCCCTGCCCGCTCCACACCCCGAGCCGGGCCATGGCGCCCGGGACCTCTTCGAGATACCAGGAGAAGTCCTCGCCGCCGCCGGACTGATGGGTGTCGGCGAGCACGCCCGGCCCGATCGCCTCGATCGCGTGGGTCAGGATGCGGGTGGAGACCTCCTCGTTGACCACCGGCGGCACGCCGCGGCGGTACTGCAGCACGTGCTCCACGCCCAGCGGCGCGAGCAGCGAGGACACGGCGTCGGTGACGATGTCTTCCAAGGTCAACCAGGTCTCGCGGCTGGCCGTGCGGATGGTGCCGGACATGGTCCCGGTCTGCGGGATCGCGTTGGCCGCGATGCCGGCATGCACCGAGCCCCACACCATCACCGTGCTGTTGCGGGGGTCGATGCGCCGCGACAGGATCCCCGGTACCCCGGTGATCAGCGTGCCCATCCCGTAGACGAGATCGCCGGTCAGGTGCGGGCGCGAGGTGTGCCCACCGGGCGAATGCAACGTGACCTCGATGTGGTCGGCCGCCGACGTGATCGGTCCCGGTTTGGTGGCGACCTGCCCGACCGCCAGGTGCGGGTCGCAGTGCAGCGCGAAGATCCGCGACACCCCGTTGAGCGCGCCGGCCGCGATCGCGTCGAGCGCACCGCCGGGCATCAACTCCTCGGCGGCCTGGAACAGCAGCCGTACCCCGACGGGCAGTTCGGGGGCCGACGCCAGCGCCATCGCCGCGCCGAGCAGCACCGAGGTGTGCGCGTCGTGTCCGCACGCGTGCGCGACGCCGGCCACCTCCGACGAGAACGGCAGACCGGTGCGCTCGGCCATCGGCAGTGCGTCCATGTCGGCGCGCAACGCCACCCGCGGGGCGTCGTCGGGCCCGAAATCGCACGTCAGGCCCGTCCCGCCGGGCAGCACCTTCGGGTTCAGGCCGGCGTCGGCCAGCACCGACGCGACGAACTGCGTCGTCGTGAACTCCTGCCGTCCCAGCTCCGGGTGCCGGTGGATGTGTCGGCGCCACCCGACGAGGTCGTCGTAGTGGTCGCTCAGCCAGCGGGCGGCGGCGTGCTTCAACACGCTCATGACGCCCGCCTCTGCCACAGCTCCAGCACCCTGCCCCTTTCGACATCCGACTCCGCCAGCGCCACCACCGTGCGCGCCAGCATCGTCGCTCCTTCGATCACCGCGGTGTCCGCGCTGGCGTTGACCGCCGCGGCCGTGAACTGTGGCTGATGGATCGACGCGCCGCCCGCGTCGATACCGACGACCGGGTGGATGCCCGGCATCACCTGCGTCACGTTGCCCATGTCGGTGCTCCCCAGCGGGAAGGACGCCTCCAGCTCGGGCGGCACCGGCGTGCGGCCCAGCCGCACCATCTCGGCGCGGACCGTCTCGGACAGCCACGGGTCCGGCGTCAGTTCGGCGTAGGCGGGGGCGGTCTCGGTGACGACGTGCTCGCAGCCGGTACCGACCGCACCGGCGGCGAAGCAGCCGGCCATCCGGGTTTCCAACTCCCGCAACGACTCCGAGTTCGTCGCACGCATCGTGTAGCGCAGTTCGGCGTGCGCCGGGATCACGTTGGAGGCCTGTCCCCCGTCGGTGACGATGCCGTGCACCATCTGCCCGGGTGCGAGTTGCTGACGCAGCAGCCCGATCGCGACCTGGGTCACGGTGACGGCGTCGGCGGCGTTGACCCCGAGGTGCGGTGCGACCGCGGCGTGCGATTCGCGGCCGGTGTAGGTGATCGTCGCCTCCGACAGCGCCAGCGACCGGGCCGCCGCGATGTCGATCGGCCCGGGGTGCAGCATCACCGCCGCGGCGATGTCGTCGAACGCGCCCGCGTCGAGCATCAGGGCCTTGCCGCCGCCGAGTTCCTCGGCCGGCGTCCCGAGCAGCACGACGGTCAGCCCCAGCGAATCGGCGACCTCGGCCAGCGCGAGCGCGGTGCCGACCGCGGACGCGGCGATGATGTTGTGGCCGCACGCGTGCCCGATCCCGGGCAGCGCGTCGTATTCGGCGCACACCCCGATGACCAGCTCGCCGCTGCCGAACACGGCGCGGAACGCGGTGTCCAGGCCTGCGACCTCGGCGATCTCGAATCCGCGCTCGGCGACCAGGGCCTGGGTCTTGGCGCGGCTGCGGTGTTCGTCGAACGCCAATTCGGGTTCGGCGTGGATGGAATGGGACAGCTCGAGCAGATCACCGCGCCGACGGGTCACCGCGTCCTCGACGGATCGCGACGCGGCGGGGCTGGGCATGCAGGCAAGTATCCCACTGTGCAAAACCCGCACTAAGCTGCCGCCTGTGGACGATCCGGCAGCGCACGCCCGACAGGCCGCGGACACGCTGGCCCGGCGCACCGGCGTCGACTCCCACGACGTCGCCGTGGTCCTCGGCTCCGGCTGGGCGCCGGCCGCTACGCGGCTCGGCGAGCCGACGGCGTCGGTCCCGATGGCCGAGCTTCCGGGGTTCACCCCGCCCAGCGCGCAGGGCCACGGCGGGCAGGTGCTGTCGGTGCGGGTCGGTGCGCATCGGGTTCTGGTGCTGCTGGGGCGAATTCATGCCTATGAGGGCCACGATCTGCGCCACGTCGTGCATCCGGTGCGCACGGCGTGCGCGGCCGGTGTGCACACGGTGGTGCTGACCAACGCCGCGGGCGGATTGCGTCCGGAGTTCACCGTCGGCCAGCCGGTGCTGATCAGCGACCACCTCAACCTGACCGGACGATCGCCGCTGGTGGGAGCCCAGTTCGTGGACTTGGTCGATGCGTACTCGCCGCGGCTGCGTGACCTGGCCCGCAGCATCGACCCGTCGCTGCCCGAAGGCGTCTACGCCGGGTTGCCGGGCCCGCACTACGAGACGCCCGCCGAGATCCGGATGCTGCGGACGCTGGGCGCCGACCTGGTCGGGATGTCGACGGTGCACGAGACCATCGCCGCCCGCGCATGC carries:
- a CDS encoding M20 family metallopeptidase, which translates into the protein MSVLKHAAARWLSDHYDDLVGWRRHIHRHPELGRQEFTTTQFVASVLADAGLNPKVLPGGTGLTCDFGPDDAPRVALRADMDALPMAERTGLPFSSEVAGVAHACGHDAHTSVLLGAAMALASAPELPVGVRLLFQAAEELMPGGALDAIAAGALNGVSRIFALHCDPHLAVGQVATKPGPITSAADHIEVTLHSPGGHTSRPHLTGDLVYGMGTLITGVPGILSRRIDPRNSTVMVWGSVHAGIAANAIPQTGTMSGTIRTASRETWLTLEDIVTDAVSSLLAPLGVEHVLQYRRGVPPVVNEEVSTRILTHAIEAIGPGVLADTHQSGGGEDFSWYLEEVPGAMARLGVWSGQGPQLDLHQPTFDLDERALGVGVRLMVNLVEQSAAVQ
- a CDS encoding purine-nucleoside phosphorylase, producing MDDPAAHARQAADTLARRTGVDSHDVAVVLGSGWAPAATRLGEPTASVPMAELPGFTPPSAQGHGGQVLSVRVGAHRVLVLLGRIHAYEGHDLRHVVHPVRTACAAGVHTVVLTNAAGGLRPEFTVGQPVLISDHLNLTGRSPLVGAQFVDLVDAYSPRLRDLARSIDPSLPEGVYAGLPGPHYETPAEIRMLRTLGADLVGMSTVHETIAARACGAQVLGVSLVTNLAAGMTGQPLNHEEVLEAGRQSATRMGSLLSAVIAGL
- a CDS encoding M20 family metallopeptidase, which codes for MPSPAASRSVEDAVTRRRGDLLELSHSIHAEPELAFDEHRSRAKTQALVAERGFEIAEVAGLDTAFRAVFGSGELVIGVCAEYDALPGIGHACGHNIIAASAVGTALALAEVADSLGLTVVLLGTPAEELGGGKALMLDAGAFDDIAAAVMLHPGPIDIAAARSLALSEATITYTGRESHAAVAPHLGVNAADAVTVTQVAIGLLRQQLAPGQMVHGIVTDGGQASNVIPAHAELRYTMRATNSESLRELETRMAGCFAAGAVGTGCEHVVTETAPAYAELTPDPWLSETVRAEMVRLGRTPVPPELEASFPLGSTDMGNVTQVMPGIHPVVGIDAGGASIHQPQFTAAAVNASADTAVIEGATMLARTVVALAESDVERGRVLELWQRRAS